From a region of the bacterium genome:
- a CDS encoding FumA C-terminus/TtdB family hydratase beta subunit, producing MTPIVLRTPFGATDAARLRAGDEVLLSGVVYTARDAAHERLARLLENGKALPVDLRDQVIYYCGPTPARPGRPIGSAGPTTASRMDAYTPALIAYGIRGMIGKGRRSQEVREAIKRFQAVYFGAVEGTAALLGERVREAQVVAFPDLGAEAIHRLVVEDFPVMVVND from the coding sequence GTGACGCCCATCGTTCTCCGTACGCCATTCGGGGCAACCGATGCGGCACGCCTCCGTGCTGGCGACGAAGTGCTTCTCTCGGGGGTGGTCTATACCGCGCGCGACGCAGCGCACGAGCGGCTGGCTCGGCTGCTCGAGAACGGGAAGGCGCTCCCGGTGGACCTCCGGGATCAGGTCATCTATTACTGTGGTCCCACGCCCGCCCGGCCCGGACGGCCCATCGGGTCGGCAGGGCCTACGACGGCCTCCCGGATGGACGCCTATACGCCCGCGCTGATCGCTTATGGGATCCGCGGCATGATCGGCAAGGGCCGGCGCTCCCAAGAGGTCCGCGAGGCCATCAAGAGGTTCCAGGCAGTTTACTTCGGCGCCGTCGAGGGGACCGCGGCGCTGCTCGGCGAACGTGTCCGCGAAGCCCAGGTCGTCGCGTTCCCCGACCTCGGCGCGGAGGCAATTCACCGCCTAGTGGTCGAGGACTTCCCCGTAATGGTCGTCAACGAC